The nucleotide sequence ACGGCTTTCTTTCCTAGCAAATTATTCTTCGGGTTGATCACCTGAACATATAACGTTCTATCACCTTTTTGAGCTATAGGATTTGGTGTTAAAGAAAAACACGCTCTTACCTTATCGGCTCTGCTTGAACGTCTGGTATCAACAACTTTTCCGCTACTTCTTACAATAACAGCTTCCCCTCGAAGATCTACAGCGTTAACGACAGATCCTTTCTTAATGGTTTCTGCCATAGCGACATTTTCGGTATTTACCGAGTCCACCACTCGAATGGTTTCACTTAGGACCACATTGGTGCTATCCCGTTGTTGAGCAAGCATTTTATTGGCCGCAATAAGACTATCGGCCTTCTTAAAGAGCATTTTACGCTCAATTTTAAGACGTCCTACCTCTTCCTTATATCGTTGAATTAAAGCTACATTAGCTTCGGAATCCTTTACAGAATCCAATAAAATCTCGATACGCTCACGAGCCGCAAGCAAATCCTTATCCTTTAATTCATTATCCTGAATTACCTCATCGTAGTTGGCGATAAGCTCCTCAAGTTCTGCTTCAATCTCGGTTTTTTGTGTTTCCAAACTACTTACCGTATTTTTACTATCATTATACAATGTTACTGTATATACCGCAAGCGCAATTAGTAATGCTGAAAGCACCCCAATTAAAACCTTAAATTTCGTACTGTTGTTCTCTGTACTCATAATGATTTAGTTTACAATAGATTTAGGGAGTAAAAGTACTGTGGTAATCCATACGGAAACGTTTATGAAATGGTAAAATATATTAAATTATGTTAAATCTATTATTTCCGAAGATTTGTAACGGATGTCAATCGACGCTTGACGACGGCAATAAAACCTTATGTTTACGATGTCGACATGCGTTACCACTGGCTTCATATCATTTAAATGGAAATGACAGAATGAAAAACATCTTTTACGGTCGTGTTCCGCTTAAAAATGCGACGGCTTTGTTCGAATTTCAGAAAAAAGGGATCACGCAACACATCATGCACAATTTAAAGTATCGTGATCAGGAAGAGATCAGTTATTTCTTCGGAAGGTGGCTCGGGGCCGAATTAAAGGAGCTCCCCGCATACTCCGATGTGGATCTCGTGATTCCCGTTCCCTTACATAAACAGAAACTGAAAAAACGCGGTTACAACCAGGTGACCGGTTTTGCCACAGAAATTGCGGCTGCCCTCAATGTTCCTTATCGGGATAATATTCTTTTGAAAGTTTCAAAGACGAATTCTCAGGTTTTCAAAAAAAGACTCATGCGTATACAGGAAGACGAGGTATTTAGTATTACCCATTCCGAAGCCATAGAAAATAAACACATACTGCTGGTCGATGATATAGTTACGACGGGAGCAACCCTCGAAAATTGTGCTAATAAACTTCTTCAGAAATCGAATGTGACCCTAAGCTTTGCGACTATGGCCATCGCCTAGTGATCCGGGAATAAAACCATTACATATAAAATGCTGAAAAGTCTGCAAAACTTACCTATTTTTGCAATCATGAAGCACCGTTTGTATCTTATTCCTTTACTGGTTTTGCTTATCCTTTCCATGGCAAACTGTGCGAAAAAGGGATCTCCTTCCGGCGGATTAAAAGACAGTATCCCTCCTGTAATTCTTAGAAGTTTCCCCGAAAATTACACAACCAACTTTAACGGAAATGAGATACGGATCATTTTCGATGAATATATAAAACTGAAAGACCTTCAGAAAAACCTAATTATCTCCCCTCCGCTACAATACGATCCTATTATTACCCCGTACAGCACTTCCAAACAAATAAAGATCACCATCCTCGATACGCTGAAGGAAAATACTACGTATTCGATCAACTTCGGACAAAGTATCGTTGACAACAATGAGGAAAACCCTTTCGAATATTTTAAATACGTTTTTTCAACAGGAAGTTATATCGATAGTCTTAATGTAATGGGTAGCGCAACCGATGCTCAAATATTAAGTTCTCAAGGAAGAACGAATGTGATGCTCTATGAAGTGGATGATACTTTTACAGACTCCATAATATACACCCAAAAACCTACCTATGTCACCACAGTAAGGGATAGTGCCCATAGTTTCGAACTTACCAACCTCAAAGCGGGGACTTATTTAATGCTGGCCCTCAACGAAACAAACAGCGATTTTATCTATCAGCCAAAGAATGATAAAATCGGATTTGTAAATGAGTTTATCACACTCCCTACAGACAGCACCTTTCACATCAAGCTGTTTAAAGAAATTCCCGATTACAGCATCGCCAGACCGTCTCAGAATTCAAAAAATGAGATCCTTTTCGGGTATGAGGGTGAAGCAGATTCGTTACAGATCGAATTGCTTAGCGACGTTCCACAGGACTACAAATCTGTGGTATACAAGGATGCGATAAAAGACACCCTGCATTATTGGTACACTCCTGCATTTGAAAGAGATTCCTTAGTCTTTGTAGCAAAAAATAGAATACACAGCGACACCATTATCATGCGCATTAAGGAATTATATGCCGATAGTTTGACGGTTCGCAATACGGCGGCTTCGGTGGTATTGCCCAGAGACAGTATTAAACTTCAGGTCAATACTCCGGTTACTTCGGTTGCTTCGGAATATGTACAGGTCATGAATAAAGATTCGGTATTAATTCCTTCAGAATTCGTACTGGACCGCGAATACAATATTGCGGCTGTGGTATTTCCGAAGACTGAAGAGCAATCCTATGCAGTTCAACTTTTTCCAAATGCCATCACCGATATGTTCGGAAAGACCAACGATACCATTTCTTATCTGGTACGTACGAAGGCCGAATCCGATTATGGAACATTAACGCTAACACTCAACAATGTAAGATCGTATCCGGTGATCGTTCAGCTGGTCAATGAAAAGTTCGAAGTGATCGCCCAAAAGGTGAGTTGGCAGCAGGAAACGGCCTTTTTCGATTATATTTCGCCCGGCATGTTTTATATACGGGTGATCTATGACGAAAATAAGAATGGGATCTGGGACACGGGTAGTTTTCTCAACAGAATACAACCTGAAAAAGTGATCTATTACCCCTCAAAACTGGAAATGCGAGTCAATTGGAGCCTCAACGAAACCTTTACTTTAGACTAAATTCGTCTCTGTCATTCAAAAACTGGAGGTGTTCCCGGTTTGAATCTAGATGAGATCGTTCCAGAATAACCGTTTCAATAAATTCTTTTTCAAAGTCGGTGGTCGAGAGCTGTTCTCCCAACACATCATATACCGTCGAATGCCCAGTATAGTGATGTGAATTTCCGTCGAGACCCGTTCGGTTTACCCCAACAGTATAGCACATATTTTCAATAGCACGTGCTTTAAGTAGCGCATCCCAGGCTGCCACCCGTTTTTTCGGCCAGTTGGCTACATAAAGTAACAGGTCGTAATTTTCGGTATTGCGAGCCCAAACCGGAAACCGTAAGTCATAACAGATCAACGGACAAATTTTCCAGCCCAGATAATCCACGATGAGTTTTTGAGTACCTGCCGAGTAAATCTTATGTTCTCCGGCCAGTGTGAACGTATGCCTTTTATCGTATTTTTTATAATCTCCATGGGGAAATACAAAAAACAAGCGGTTAAAGTAACTATTCTCTTCCTTTATTATCACACTTCCCGTAATAGCACAGTTGTTTTTTTGAGCTTCAGATCGCATCCAGGCTAAGGTGGAGCCGTTATTTTCTTCAGCCAATTGTGCAGCATTCATTGAAAAACCGGTGGTAAACATTTCGGGCAGGACAATAAGGTGTGTTTGCTCATTTATGCCGTGTATTTTTTCTGAAAACATGGTACGGTTGGCTTCGGGATCTTCCCAGTGCAGTTCACTCTGAATAATGCTAAGTCTCAATCGATCGTTCATGATTCCCGATTTAAAAGAGCGATCATTTCAGAAAAACCCTGCATAGTAGCATGTGATAAAGCCGTATTTCCTTTATCGTCTGAAATTGTGGGGTTGGCCCCGTGTTCTAATAACAATTTGGCAATTTCAGTTTTTCCGAAGGTGGCTGCAAAAATGAGTGCCGTGGCTCCATTGTAATTCGTAATATTAACGTCGGCTCCGTGCTCCAGTAATAATTCGGCTATGTTCTTATGCCCTTTAAAACAAACACCCATAAGCGCAGTATTTCCCGAAGCATCCTGTGCATCGACTTCCTGGGGATGTGACAGTATAATTTTTGTTATGTCTGAAAACCCATAATAGCTGGCTAAAAGCAGCGGTGTTGAACCTCTTGTGTCCCTTTCATTTACCCATTGTGGGTTTTTTGCAAGTATCTCTTGTACCACTGAAGCATTTCCTTCGCGGATGGCTTTAAATAAATCCTCATTCATACATTAAAAATAAAGAAACAAAGCAACATAACTAGGTATGTTGCTTTGAAAAAAGTGATTCAACAATAAATTATGCCTTTACATCAAACCGATCCAAATTCATTACTTTGGTCCAGGCTGCTACAAAGTCCTTCACAAATTTTTCCTTGGCATCTTCGCAGGCGTACACTTCTGCAAGCGCGCGCAGCTCTGAATTGGAACCAAATATCAAATCTACTCGGCTTCCTTTCCATTTTGAGGCACCAGTGGTACGGTCGGTTCCTTCAAATAATGTGTCATCGTCTGAAATAGATTTCCATTGCACCCTCATATCCAGTAGATTGCTAAAAAAATCATTACTTAAGGTTCCCGGTTTATCGGTGAACACTCCATGAGAAGAGCCGTCAAAATTGGCATTCAGCGTACGCATCCCGCCCACCAACACCGTCATTTCAGGAGCGGTGAGTGTGAGTAACTGTGCTTTATCAACTAATAGCTCTTCAGCAGTAACATCGTATTTATCCTTTACATAATTTCTAAAACCATCTGCAAGAGGCTCAAGGGCATCAAAGGCTTCGGCATCGGTCTGTGCTTCGGAAGCATCGGTACGTCCCGCTGTAAAAGGTACGGTAATTTGGTGTCCCCCGTTACTTGCTGCCTTTTCAAGAGCTACACAACCCCCTAGTACAATGAGATCGGCCAAAGAAACTTTTTTATTCCCCGATTGTGATTCATTGAATTTCTTTTGAATTCCGCCTAGCGCTTCCAGAACCTTCGACAATTGTTTTGGATTGTTCACTTTCCATGAGTTCTGAGGTGCCAGTCTAATTCGAGCACCATTTGCACCTCCCCGCATATCCGATCCTCTAAAGGTAGATGCCGAAGCCCATGCCGTAGCGACTAATTCAGAAATTGACAGTCCGGTGTCTAATATATGTCGCTTTAATTGGGAAATATTCTGGTCATTGATCATTTCATAATCTGCTGCAGGTACCGGATCCTGCCAGATCAACTCTTCTTGTGGAACTTCCGGGCCTAAATATCGGGCTACAGGTCCCATATCCCTGTGCGTTAGCTTAAACCAAGCACGAGAATATGCATCGGCAAATTCTTCCGGATTTTCAAGGAAATGTCTGGAGATCTTTTCATAGGCCGGATCCATTCTTAAGGACAGGTCTGTAGTGAGCATAAAGGGTGCATGTTTCTTATTTGGATCATGTGCATCCGGCACTGTTCCTGCTCCTGCATTGTCCTTAGGCTTCCATTGATGTGCTCCGGCCGGACTTTTGGTGAGTTCCCACTCATATTTAAAAAGATTCTCAAAATAAGTATGACTCCATTTTGTAGGAGTATTAGTCCAAGCCCCTTCAATACCACTGGTAATGGTATCTGC is from Constantimarinum furrinae and encodes:
- a CDS encoding ComF family protein; this translates as MKNIFYGRVPLKNATALFEFQKKGITQHIMHNLKYRDQEEISYFFGRWLGAELKELPAYSDVDLVIPVPLHKQKLKKRGYNQVTGFATEIAAALNVPYRDNILLKVSKTNSQVFKKRLMRIQEDEVFSITHSEAIENKHILLVDDIVTTGATLENCANKLLQKSNVTLSFATMAIA
- a CDS encoding Ig-like domain-containing protein, which translates into the protein MLKSLQNLPIFAIMKHRLYLIPLLVLLILSMANCAKKGSPSGGLKDSIPPVILRSFPENYTTNFNGNEIRIIFDEYIKLKDLQKNLIISPPLQYDPIITPYSTSKQIKITILDTLKENTTYSINFGQSIVDNNEENPFEYFKYVFSTGSYIDSLNVMGSATDAQILSSQGRTNVMLYEVDDTFTDSIIYTQKPTYVTTVRDSAHSFELTNLKAGTYLMLALNETNSDFIYQPKNDKIGFVNEFITLPTDSTFHIKLFKEIPDYSIARPSQNSKNEILFGYEGEADSLQIELLSDVPQDYKSVVYKDAIKDTLHYWYTPAFERDSLVFVAKNRIHSDTIIMRIKELYADSLTVRNTAASVVLPRDSIKLQVNTPVTSVASEYVQVMNKDSVLIPSEFVLDREYNIAAVVFPKTEEQSYAVQLFPNAITDMFGKTNDTISYLVRTKAESDYGTLTLTLNNVRSYPVIVQLVNEKFEVIAQKVSWQQETAFFDYISPGMFYIRVIYDENKNGIWDTGSFLNRIQPEKVIYYPSKLEMRVNWSLNETFTLD
- a CDS encoding amidohydrolase, translated to MNDRLRLSIIQSELHWEDPEANRTMFSEKIHGINEQTHLIVLPEMFTTGFSMNAAQLAEENNGSTLAWMRSEAQKNNCAITGSVIIKEENSYFNRLFFVFPHGDYKKYDKRHTFTLAGEHKIYSAGTQKLIVDYLGWKICPLICYDLRFPVWARNTENYDLLLYVANWPKKRVAAWDALLKARAIENMCYTVGVNRTGLDGNSHHYTGHSTVYDVLGEQLSTTDFEKEFIETVILERSHLDSNREHLQFLNDRDEFSLK
- a CDS encoding ankyrin repeat domain-containing protein translates to MNEDLFKAIREGNASVVQEILAKNPQWVNERDTRGSTPLLLASYYGFSDITKIILSHPQEVDAQDASGNTALMGVCFKGHKNIAELLLEHGADVNITNYNGATALIFAATFGKTEIAKLLLEHGANPTISDDKGNTALSHATMQGFSEMIALLNRES
- the katG gene encoding catalase/peroxidase HPI, encoding MSTTDNHGEAWDVNESSAKCPFLNGKMAGTAGRGTSNRDWWPNLLNLNILRQNAPIADPMEADFDYAKEFKSLDLQAVKNDLYDLMTDSQDWWPADYGHYGPLFIRMAWHSAGTYRIQDGRGGAGSGQQRFAPLNSWPDNANLDKARLLLWPIKKKYGKKLSWADLLILAGNCAHESMGLKMFGFAGGRKDVWQPEEDVYWGSETEWLGNKERYAEDKLEGPLGAAHMGLIYVNPEGHNGNPDPVEAAQYIRETFGRMAMNDYETVALIAGGHTFGKTHGAANPDDYVAEEPAAAGIEAQSMGWHNSFGSGKGADTITSGIEGAWTNTPTKWSHTYFENLFKYEWELTKSPAGAHQWKPKDNAGAGTVPDAHDPNKKHAPFMLTTDLSLRMDPAYEKISRHFLENPEEFADAYSRAWFKLTHRDMGPVARYLGPEVPQEELIWQDPVPAADYEMINDQNISQLKRHILDTGLSISELVATAWASASTFRGSDMRGGANGARIRLAPQNSWKVNNPKQLSKVLEALGGIQKKFNESQSGNKKVSLADLIVLGGCVALEKAASNGGHQITVPFTAGRTDASEAQTDAEAFDALEPLADGFRNYVKDKYDVTAEELLVDKAQLLTLTAPEMTVLVGGMRTLNANFDGSSHGVFTDKPGTLSNDFFSNLLDMRVQWKSISDDDTLFEGTDRTTGASKWKGSRVDLIFGSNSELRALAEVYACEDAKEKFVKDFVAAWTKVMNLDRFDVKA